CTACTGAATCAAAGATTGTGTTCCTGTGTGAGACTAGACAAAGTGCAGAAAAAGTCCGTCGTCTTCGTGCTAGATTGGGTCTTAGAGGTTTTGCTGGTGTCGACAGTGTTGGGCTTAGTGGGGGTCTTGCTTTGTTTTGGTGTGATCAGATGTACGTGGATGTTAAAGATTCGAATGAAAGATATATTGATGCGTATGTGCGTGTGTCCCCCAGTGCTCCGATGTGGCGTTTAACTTGTGTTTATGGCGAACCACGAACGGAAAACCGTCATCGTATGTGGGCAACAATGCAAAATCTGAAAGTGCAGTCTGATCTTCCTTGGTGTGTCATAGGGGATTTTAATGAAGCTCTCTGGTCCTTTGAACATATGTCAGCCACCCCAAGAAGTGAACCTCAGATGCAAGCCTTCAGGGATGTACTGGAAACTTGTAATCTGGTggacttggggttccaaggcctccCATTCACATATGATAATAAACAGCGTCGAAACAGAAACGTTAAAGTGCGGTTGGATCGAGCGGTGGCGGACAACAACTGGCGTAATTTATTCAGTGCTGCCAAGGTGGTCCATCAGGTATCACCTTGTTCTGACCATCTTCCTATTTTACTAAAGTGTGTTGCCGATGAAGAAAAGGTATACAGGCCGAGTTTTAGAAGGTATGAAATTTTCTGGGAAAGAGATGCAAGTCTACAGGAAAGAATTGCCAATGCCTGGGAGGAGGCCGGTGCCAAGTTTAACCTTGGTGATGTTCGGGAGGGGCTTAAGAGTTTGTTACTTAATCTGTATGCGTGGGGAAAGAAAAGGTTTGGTAACGTCACTAGAGAGCTTGAGAAGTCCAGAACTAAATTAGAAGAGCTGCTCAATATGAATGCGGACAGAGATGAAATAAAAAAGGTCTCTGACCATATGAATGAATTGTTGTACCAGGAGGAAATGTTGTGGCTGCAACGGTCGCGCATCGACTGGCTAAAAGAGGGCGACCGGAATACAGAATTCTTTCACAGGAAAGCGGTTTGGCGTGCTCGTAAGAATAAGGTGAGAAGTTTAATTGATAACAATGGTGTTGAACATGCAGATCACAAGGCGATGGGTGGCCTAGTGCAAGAATATTTTCAGAACATCTTTGCCAAGGATACGTCTTTGAACCCAACTCCGGTGGTGAACCTCTTCGAGCCTGTGGTCACTGATGCGATGAATGTAAATCTGTGTGCTGAATTTTCGGAGAAGGAGATAGCTGATGGGCTCTTTCAGATCGGCCCCTTAAAAGCTCCGGGAAGTGATGGACTGCCGGCACGTTTTTTNNNNNNNNNNNNNNNNNNNNNNNNNNNNNNNNNNNNNNNNNNNNNNNNNNNNNNNNNNNNNNNNNNNNNNNNNNNNNNNNNNNNNNNNNNNNNNNNNNNNNNNNNNNNNNNNNNNNNNNNNNNNNNNNNNNNNNNNNNNNNNNNNNNNNNNNNNNNNNNNNNNNNNNNNNNNNNTTTTTTCAACGAAATTGGAGTATCTTCAAGGACGAGATTGTCAGCGCGGTAAGGAAGTTTTTCCAAACTGGAATTATGCCCGAGGGTGTCAATGAGGCCATCATTGTTCTCATCCCAAAAACTGATGAGCCTAAGCGGGTAACGGATTTTCGGCCTATAAGTCTCTGTAACGTAATATATAAGATAGTGGCCAAGTGCTTGGTCAATCGCCTTCGCCCTATTCTGGATGAGATCATTTCACCATTTCAGAGTGCATTTGTACCTGGCCGGCTGATTACGGACAACGCACTGTTGGCGTTTGAATGTGTTCATGCAATACATCAGGAGAAGAAACCGGATGCTAGCTTTTGTGCATACAAGTTGGACCTATCTAAGGCATATGATAGGGTTGACTGGGGATTCTTGGAGCGAGTGATGGTCAGGTTGGGTTTTGCTCATCGGTGGGTGCAATGGATCATGACGTGTGTTACCACGGTGAGGTATACTGTAAAATTTAATGGAACTCTTCTTGAATCGTTCGCACCGGAGCGAGGCCTCCGGCAAGGTGATCCCTTATCGCCATTTCTATTCCTATTTGTGGCTGATGGGTTATCTGAGTTGCTCAAACAGGGAGTGAGAACAAATGCTATAGAGCCGCTGAAAATATGTCGTGGAGCCCCGGGGGTCTCGCACTTGCTATTTGCGGATGACACACTTCTCTTCTTCAAGGCGAACCAACAGCAGGCAGGGGCGGTGCAGGACATTATTCATGCTTATGAGAGTGCCACGGGACAGCTAATCAACCCGGCAAAATGCTCAATACTGTTTGGACAGTCGTGTCCCCCTAATGTACAGGAAAATGTGAAANNNNNNNNNNNNNNNNNNNNNNNNNNNNNNNNNNNNNNNNNNNNNNNNNNNNNNNNNNNNNNNNNNNNNNNNNNNNNNNNNNNNNNNNNNNNNNNNNNNNNNNNNNNNNNNNNNNNNNNNNNNNNNNNNNNNNNNNNNNNNNNNNNNNNNNNNNNNNNNNNNNNNNNNNNNNNNNNNNNNNNNNNNNNNNNNNNNNNNNNNNNNNNNNNNNNNNNNNNNNNNNNNNNNNNNNNNNNNNNNNNNNNNNNNNNNNNNNNNNNNNNAGCAACTACAAATCATGAAGGATCAGTTTGAGGAGAAATACTTAGGACTCCCGACTCCAGAAGGCCGCATGCATAAAGGGAGGTTCCAAAATTTGCAAGTAAAATTGATGAAGCGTATATGTATTTGGGGCGATGGATATATGGCTCAAGCTGGCAGAGAAGTGTTGATCAAGGCGGTGGCACAATCAATCCCCACGTATATCATGGGCGTCTTCAAGCTTCCATTCTCTGTGTGCGATGATCTTACACGGATGGTCCGGAACTACTGGTGGGGCTCAGAGAAAGGGAAACGAAAAACTCACTGGATGGCTTGGGATCAAATCATCAAACCCAAAGCGATGGGCGGCCTTGGGTTTCGGGATTACAGAATCTTCAATCAAGCACTCCTTGCTCGGCAGGCATGGCGTTTGTTGATCAACCCGGACAGCTTGTGTGCTCGGGTCTTGAAAGCGAAATATTATCCTAATGGGCGACTAGAGGATACTGTTTTTGCAGGCAATGCTTCATCGACGTGGCAAGCCATTACGTATGGACTGGAGCTCCTAAAAAAAGGTCTCCTATGGAGGATCGGTGACGGACAATCTGTTCGTATATGGCGCGATCCGTGGCTGGAGCGGCCAGTGTCGTACCGGCCGATATCACATGTCGGAAGGTGCAGGCTTCGGCGTGTAGCTGAGCTGATGGACGATCGTGGCATGTGGAGAAGGGAGTTGCTGCAGCAGTACTTTATACAGCCAGACGTCGTCGAGATTATCAAGTTGCGGCCCTCACCGAGGATGCATGATGTCCTAGCCTGGGGGCCGGATCCGAGAGGCATTTTCTCcgtcaaatcagcctataaaatggGGCTGGAGGAAAAACTNNNNNNNNNNNNNNNNNNNNNNNNNNNNNNNNNNNNNNNNNNNNNNNNNNNNNNNNNNNNNNNNNNNNNNNNNNNNNNNNNNNNNNNNNNNNNNNNNNNNNNNNNNNNNNNNNNNNNNNNNNNNNNNNNNNNNNNNNNNNNNNNNNNNNNNNNNNNNNNNNNNNNNNNNNNNNNNNNNNNNNNNNNNNNNNNNNNNNNNNNNNNNNNNNNNNNNNNNNNNNNNNNNNNNNNNNNNNNNNNNNNNNNNNNNNNNNNNNNNNNNNNNNNNNNNNNNNNNNNNNNNNNNNNNNNNNNNNNNNNNNNNNNNNNNNNNNNNNNNNNNNNNNNNNNNNNNNNNNNNNNNNNNNNNNNNNNNNNNNNNNNNNNNNNNNNNNNNNNNNNNNNNNNNNNNNNNNNNNNNNNNNNNNNNNNNNNNNNNNNNNNNNNNNNNNNNNNNNNNNNNNNNNNNNNNNNNNNNNNNNNNNNNNNNNNNNNNNNNNNNNNNNNNNNNNNNNNNNNNNNNNNNNNNNNNNNNNNNNNNNNNNNNNNNNNNNNNNNNNNNNNNNNNNNNNNNNNNNNNNNNNNNNNNNNNNNNNNNNNNNNNNNNNNNNNNNNNNNNNNNNNNNNNNNNNNNNNNNNNNNNNNNNNNNNNNNNNNNNNNNNNNNNNNNNNNNNNNNNNNNNNNNNNNNNNNNNNNNNNNNNNNNNNNNNNNNNNNNNNNNNNNNNNNNNNNNNNNNNNNNNNNNNNNNNNNNNNNNNNNNNNNNNNNNNNNNNNNNNNNNNNNNNNNNNNNNNNNNNNNNNNNNNNNNNNNNNNNNNNNNNNNNNNNNNNNNNNNNNNNNNNNNNNNNNNNNNNNNNNNNNNNNNNNNNNNNNNNNNNNNNNNNNNNNNNNNNNNNNNNNNNNNNNNNNNNNNNNNNNNNNNNNNNNNNNNNNNNNNNNNNNNNNNNNNNNNNNNNNNNNNNNNNNNNNNNNNNNNNNNNNNNNNNNNNNNNNNNNNNNNNNNNNNNNNNNNNNNNNNNNNNNNNNNNNNNNNNNNNNNNNNNNNNNNNNNNNNNNNNNNNNNNNNNNNNNNNNNNNNNNNNNNNNNNNNNNNNNNNNNNNNNNNNNNNNNNNNNNNNNNNNNNNNNNNNNNNNNNNNNNNNNNNNNNNNNNNNNNNNNNNNNNNNNNNNNNNNNNNNNNNNNNNNNNNNNNNNNNNNNNNNNNNNNNNNNNNNNNNNNNNNNNNNNNNNNNNNNNNNNNNNNNNNNNNNNNNNNNNNNNNNNNNNNNNNNNNNNNNNNNNNNNNNNNNNNNNNNNNNNNNNNNNNNNNNNNNNNNNNNNNNNNNNNNNNNNNNNNNNNNNNNNNNNNNNNNNNNNNNNNNNNNNNNNNNNNNNNNNNNNNNNNNNNNNNNNNNNNNNNNNNNNNNNNNNNNNNNNNNNNNNNNNNNNNNNNNNNNNNNNNNNNNNNNNNNNNNNNNNNNNNNNNNNNNNNNNNNNNNNNNNNNNNNNNNNNNNNNNNNNNNNNNNNNNNNNNNNNNNNNNNNNNNNNNNNNNNNNNNNNNNNNNNNNNNNNNNNNNNNNNNNNNNNNNNNNNNNNNNNNNNNNNNNNNNNNNNNNNNNNNNNNNNNNNNNNNNNNNNNNNNNNNNNNNNNNNNNNNNNNNNNNNNNNNNNNNNNNNNNNNNNNNNNNNNNNNNNNNNNNNNNNNNNNNNNNNNNNNNNNNNNNNNNNNNNNNNNGTGTATAGATTCATccaaacaaaaaaatgaataaTATTTCTACGAAATTCCCGTGCGTATTTTTCCTACGAACCGAATGCATCTATaatttatttttctctccgaatctTTGATCCTATGCTTTTTTATATAAAAATCCTTCAAACCAAATCAGGCCTGAGACTTAAAAAAGCTTGGACTTTGTGGTGACGCCAATCTGTTTTCACGCGCCATCCAAAGAACAGAAGAATCACGTTTGTACATGTAACAATTGAGCCACAACACACAAAGGTCAGTTACCAGTACCAAGTGCTAGATTTGCCTTACGATCAAAAAAAAAAAGTGCTAGATTTGCCTTGGAACCATTAGTGAAAAAGAACCCGTAAAAAAGCTCGCTCAAAAATCAAAATCTCTCAGCACTTCAGTACCGCCGGCTCTGCAGAAGCTGGCTCATCGAGTCGTACCCCAGCGCGCGGTGCAGCAGCAACGCCACCTGCTGCGCACCGGCACCGCCGCTCCTGCTCGCCGCGCGTTCCAGCTCACCCGAGCCGGACACCCCGCTCGTCCGGCGCGCGGGGCCAGCGGTACCCGCGACCGCGGGAAGCGCCACCTCGAGCACTTTCTCGCACCCGCCACACCGCAGCCTGACGCTTCCCCTCCTCCGCGACGGCACCGCCGACGTGGGCGCCTGGAGAAGCTCCGAGCACTCGCCGCAGACGACGAACGGCGCGCCCCCCAGGACCGGGAGGCAGTGGCGCCTCCTCTGCGGCCTCGCTGCGTGCCGCTCGCCCTGTCCGCTggacgacgacgccgacgacgaccaCGAGGCGGAGCCAGCGCTCGAGTAACCGTTCCGGCGCGGGCCACGTGCCGCCGCGCTGTCGGCGGGAAGCTCCTCCGCGAGCCGCGACTCCAGCCGCCGGAACAAACGAGAGTCGCGCCGCGTCACGGCCCCGCTCCCGCCGCTCGCCTGCCGCGGCTGCAGCTCGATGCTGGCAATCATGCCGCGGAGCTTGTCCAGCGCGTGCAGCAGGTCCCTTTGGAACGCCGGgtccgtcaggggcgacgccgtggCAGCGGACACGCTGGCAGACGTCCTGAGCTCCCTAGAGCTCAGCGCGGATTGCCGGAGCTGCTGCTGCCCGGACGACGCGTTCCTCGGCGCCTCCTCGGGATCCGGGACAGAGAAGTCACGTCGGCGCAGAATGCTCGGGTCGGAAGCGCTCGACGCCCGCCTCGTCCGCCGAGACGACGCCCGGAGCGCATCGACGCGACTGTTCACCGGTCGAACGACTCGAACCTCGTCCTGTCCATCCGAGCCAATGAGGCCGTCTTCGACGCCCCGAGGTAGGCAGCTATTGCTCCGAGGTTTGCCGGCCCGTGGTGAACCGAAGCCTCTGTGCGGCGACGGCGAGGAAGCAGCCGCAATCCCCTGGCTGTTGGCATCAGAGTTGGAGTTGTAGCCGCACGAGAAGGGAGGTTGGTCGCCGTCGACGTCGATGACCGAGGGCTGCGTAGTAGAGGAACCCTCGAGCTCGTCGGAGAAGACCGACTCTGTGTCGACGGCCGAGAGGATCTCCAGACTGCTCAGAGCGTTGTCCGTTTCATCGTCTGTCGGCTCCGTGTTCTTGCCTGCGGACAGAGGCAGAACGGGACCGAAGCAAATTAGAGCAGAACTCGACGGCGCGCATAGTGTCGCACGGTGATTATGCGGCGCACCTCGGATCGGAGTGCGGCATTTGGTGCAGTAGTAGATGGCGGCGCTGGTGCTCTGGCAGATCATGGCGCGGCAGTACGGGCACCGGCCGAACCGCGTCTTCGCGCCCCCGGCCggcatcgtcgccgccgccgccgccgcgtgtcCGGCACGTTGTTTTCTGTCCTTGGAAGCTTAGACGATGGTTGGAGAGCAGCTACTACCTACGATTCATTGAATTAGTTGGACAAAAATTAGGAAGAACGTTGGGGTGTCCATTTCGAACCTGAACAAGTGGTTCGTCAAAATTTAAAAAAGCTCAACTAAAGGCTTCATTGGACACAAGGGCCAGAGGTCAACCAGTAGGTTAACTGCTTATGACAGGCCTTGAGCGGCAAGTCATTGAATTGGTCATGTCATTCTAGGATGCTTCTTCATCAATGGCATTTAGAGAGCAAAGTCAGAACTATATACTAGTAGTAATCCGGAATGCAGATGTAGATCCTGGACTACCTTTACGGAGAGACAAAAAAGAAAGAACTTTCGATATTGAGACGAGCTAACTAGTATTACATGGCATCGGATTGTTGAGACATAGGCTCAGGAGTCAGGCCCATTCATGGACAAATTTGATGCAAAACAGTAGGAAGGTTCTGAAATATGGAACTATTAGATTCGAGAGCAGCAAACGAAGACAGGAAATGAAGAACAGGCAGACCGCACCTCTCCCGTTGTCAAAATCTTCTTCAGAGCTTCTCCGTTTACCCACCTCTTCGCGGGCTTGTCCGTGATAACATAGCACGGTGCCTCTATGGCGGGCGGACGGATTTCTGAAACGTGAAGACACAGGGAAGAagaagtaggaggaggaggaggaggaggagcgcccagCCAGAAAGAGTCGTCCTCCCTCGAGACAGCAAAGATACAGCACTCCGAGGAAGTGCTATTTTAGTAGGTGGCGTACGTGGAAAGAAGTGGCCATGATTTGGTAGTTGGAATTGGAACACAGCATTCAGCTGCTTTAAATTTGCAAAAAGGACCTTTTTATAGTAATAATCGAAAATTGAAAAGTTCAATCTTTTCTCTAGAAGAAATTGAAAAGTCCAATCGCAACTCGCAAGGGGAGGTTTTTTTTTTTAGGTTAACTAGAGAATTTATTCAAGGTTCAAAAATTCAGGGAAATAGATAATATCCGGAACTAACCCTAGCCACAAGTGTCGTCCCACATCTAGGGAGGACGCTGCTTTTGCTAACATATGAGCTTCGTAATTAGCTTCCTGAGGTTCAAACCGGAAGCAAACATCATCAAAATCATTCCTTCGATACTGAATCTCGTTCAGAATTGAGGCATAAGTGGCAGATGTCCCCTTATTGATACCATTGATGACCTCCAAGCAATCAGCCGCCACCACCACATTCCTCAAGGCAAGGTCTTGGGGAAGAGCCATCCCCTCATTGCATGCataggtcttcaagcaggctgggtcCACAAGGCCATCAAAGATGATGGCTGAGGCGCCTAGGTAATGTCCATTGCTATCTCTGCAAACAGCGGCTGCTGCTCCCCTGTTTCCATTCCGCGATACAcctccatctgcatttatttttacTGCTGTTCCACCAGGAGGAATCCACTTGCGAACTCTCTGTCTTGGCGCAGGTGGTGAAGGCCTGGTAGGTTCTCTTGCAGCAGCGATTTCAAGGTCCTGTAGATATCTGTTGATAAAACACATGGTTGGTAGGGGCTCTGGAACTCTTCATGGTGAATCGCTCGTCTCCTCGCCCACCAAATCGCCCACAGTGTGATCAGTACACGAGCGAGATCCTGCTGgttaggcctcttttggttcataggataggattatcgtagtaataggaatcttgtaggaaatgagatgacatgtatctcaaatcctatgagtaggaataggaaacaagatgtcatttggttgacatcaaaggaatttttccattgagtctaggctcatttttattttcctatgaaatgtgaaggataggaaccaatcctatataggaataggaatccattcctatgaaccaaaggctctaaaggaaaaaaaacttataagaatcctatcctctagaattcctatgaaattcctccaaaTCAAAGGAGGCCTAAGTGTTTCAAACAACCAAAATAGCTATACACGAGCATCTTCAGACCGGTTTGACAGCACATGCTCCAAAACTTCTTCGTCCCCCAAAGCCCATACACATCTGGCCATGGgacatcttctatatctaaatagttaggcccccactaacctatttctcttaacatgcaagcatgccacctcatcaaGCAACATGCATTAGAAAAGACCCACTTCAACATTCAATGAGTCATAGGAAAAGGTTGACTTCAACGTGCAAACATGCATGATATATTTAATAAATACTTTACAAAAATACAATAATCAAATACAATAAACCATATGTATTTTTAGATTTAGCTCACATATTATTTCTCCGAATATTCTTATTTCCATAAAATTATTAATATCTTagaaaaatattgcaaaataatcccgcaacaacgtgcgggagATCGTCTAGTTCAAATAGCGAGTGTCCCCACGTATCTTCTTCCGCGCAAGGGGAGGTTTGCCTGCTCTCGAAAAAAAAAGCTCGAAAGGGGATGGAGAATCGGCCTCGGGCCAAAGCCCGATATAACTCGCTGGCCCATTGTTTTCTCGCTCGGCCCATCGTTATCCCATCCGCGCGCGTGGCTGCAAGCCCCTGCCCGCCACGTAGCACATTCCGCAGCCGCAGCTCGGCTCACCTCAGCCTGCTCACCTCCACCTCTCAAACAcgcgcgcctccacctcctcccatgAGAGGCGCGCCATCCTCTccatggcctcctcctccctcctgccCCCGCCCACCTTCGCCAACAAGTACCATGCGCTGCTCCACCCGCACGGCGCCAGGCACCGGCTGACCAGGTGCGGTGCCGCGCCCACCGACGGCGGCGCGGGGGACGAGCTCCTCACCGGCGCGCTGAATCTGAACCTGGTAAGGCCCGACCCGGTGGTGGCGACCGTGGTCAGCGACACGGGCACCGATGGCTGGGGTGACCTTTTCACCGAGCTCAAGAGGTCGCTGCAGGCGGACTCGTCCGACCCGGCCGCCAGCGACGCGTCATCCATTGGCGCGGCTGTCCCGGACGGGCTCCTGAGCTCGCCTCTGGCCGGCGAATCGGCCAATGCCAACGCGGCCCTCGTCGTCCCGGAAGGGGTCCTGACGAGCTTGCCGGACTCGGCGACGGACGGCGTGGGCGCGGCCGTGGACGCCATCCCGGACGAGCTCCTCTCCGCGCTGAACCTGGACGCGTCCAGCCCGGCGGTGCGCGTGGCGGACGACGCGCTGTCCCGGATGGAGGAGCTGACGGCGGGGATGAACGAGGCGGAGCGGTGGGCGCTGTTCGGGGTGGTGGCGGTGACGTGGCTGTACCTGACGGCGCGGCCCGGGGTGCTGAGCGGCGCGGTGGACACGTACGTGTTGGCGCCGCTGCAGCAGGCGCTGGACACGCTGCTGGGGCGGCGGAGCCTCAAGATGAGCGACTTCGTGGTGGGCGAGCGCATCGGGGAGGGGTCGTTCGGGGTGGTATTCTCCGGCGCCGTGGTGCCCAGGGGCGGCCCCGCCGTCGAGGAGAGGGCCGGCAGGGCCAAGACCAAGCTCCAGCTCGACGACCGGTACAAGGAGAAGGTCATACTCAAGAAGGTGAGGGTGGATTGGAAGCGACGCTAGCTCGATCGGCTCCGCCGGGGTTGCAAGCAAAAATGGCGACGAATCTGATGGGTGGACCGGCGGTGCGTGTTTTGATTTTGCAGATAAAAGTGGGGACGGTTGGAGCCAAGGAGTGCGGCGACTACGAGGAGTGGTTCAACTACCGGGTGGCGAGGGCGG
The sequence above is a segment of the Triticum dicoccoides isolate Atlit2015 ecotype Zavitan chromosome 1A, WEW_v2.0, whole genome shotgun sequence genome. Coding sequences within it:
- the LOC119283929 gene encoding serine/threonine-protein kinase STN8, chloroplastic-like — its product is MASSSLLPPPTFANKYHALLHPHGARHRLTRCGAAPTDGGAGDELLTGALNLNLVRPDPVVATVVSDTGTDGWGDLFTELKRSLQADSSDPAASDASSIGAAVPDGLLSSPLAGESANANAALVVPEGVLTSLPDSATDGVGAAVDAIPDELLSALNLDASSPAVRVADDALSRMEELTAGMNEAERWALFGVVAVTWLYLTARPGVLSGAVDTYVLAPLQQALDTLLGRRSLKMSDFVVGERIGEGSFGVVFSGAVVPRGGPAVEERAGRAKTKLQLDDRYKEKVILKKIKVGTVGAKECGDYEEWFNYRVARAAPESCADFMGSFVADKTKSEFVKGGKWLVWKFEGDRTLGNYVTDRGFPANLEPLMFGRALRGVDPLTRAALVVKQVMRQLVTSLRRIHDTGIVHRDIKPSNLVVTRRGQVKLIDFGAATDLRIGKNYLPDRTLLDPDYCPPELYVLPEETPTPPAEPIAAILSPILWQLNSPDLFDMYSAGIVLMQMATPALRSPSGLKNFNSELKAAGYDLNRWRETTRRRPDLQILDLDSGRGWDLATKLIAQREKGRLSAAAALRHPYFLLGGDRAAAVLSKLQLTK
- the LOC119311618 gene encoding uncharacterized protein LOC119311618, with the protein product MPAGGAKTRFGRCPYCRAMICQSTSAAIYYCTKCRTPIRGKNTEPTDDETDNALSSLEILSAVDTESVFSDELEGSSTTQPSVIDVDGDQPPFSCGYNSNSDANSQGIAAASSPSPHRGFGSPRAGKPRSNSCLPRGVEDGLIGSDGQDEVRVVRPVNSRVDALRASSRRTRRASSASDPSILRRRDFSVPDPEEAPRNASSGQQQLRQSALSSRELRTSASVSAATASPLTDPAFQRDLLHALDKLRGMIASIELQPRQASGGSGAVTRRDSRLFRRLESRLAEELPADSAAARGPRRNGYSSAGSASWSSSASSSSGQGERHAARPQRRRHCLPVLGGAPFVVCGECSELLQAPTSAVPSRRRGSVRLRCGGCEKVLEVALPAVAGTAGPARRTSGVSGSGELERAASRSGGAGAQQVALLLHRALGYDSMSQLLQSRRY